From Aliamphritea hakodatensis:
TACGAATGTTGTGCTTTTTCAGGGGAAGAACAGATGAAAAGCAGCCTGCTTAAAAAGGCTTGAGTTTTAATTATAAACAGAATTATTATTCGGTTTGGTATCCGGTTAACGGGTGCCAAAGTCGCAAACATCACGACTCTAAACGTGGGAACCGTTCTGCTGTTCTCCTGACGTCCGTAAGACAATCAATGATTCTTTTGCGAGAGCGCTTTTATATTCTTTATTAATAGGGAGCTGCTCGATGACCAATTCTGAGCTTTTGGGTATTGATTCAAATACCTACGCAAATATTTTCACTTTTATGGGGTTACCGCTTTCCAGAGCGCTGGATGACGGCACGGATGTGTGCGTGATGGGTATTCCGTTCGATCTGGCAACATCCGGGAGATCGGGAACCCGTTTTGGGCCGAATGGCGTTCGCCAGGCATCCGCGCAATTACGCTGGGAAGAGCGACGCTGGCCGTGGCAGTTTACGCTGAGTAAACGCTTACAGGCGGTGGATTACGGAGATCTGGTATATGAAGACGGTAACGGTGACGATATGTTGCAAACCGTTGAGTTACATGCGGGCAGGATACTGGCGGCGGATAAGGCCTTGCTGAGTATTGGTGGAGATCATTTTGTCACGTTGCCTTTATTGCGGGCACATGCGGCGAAATACGGCCCGTTGGCCTTGCTGCATTTTGATGCCCATACCGATACGGAAGAGAGTGACGCTGCCTATAATCACGGTTCAATGTTTTATCATGCGCCTATGGAAGGTCTGATTGATCCGCTGAGCAGTGTTCAGGTGGGTATCCGGACAGACTTCAATCAGAAAAATCATGGGTTTACTGTGCTGGATGCCAGTTGGGTGAATAACCATAGTGTAGAAGACTGTATCGGCCGGATTAAACAGGTGCTGGGTGACCGGCCGGTGTATCTGAGCTTTGACATCGACTGCCTTGATCCTGCTTTTGCGCCGGGTACCGGAACGCCGGTGAGCGGTGGCCTTACTTCGGACCGGGCTTTGCAAATTATCCGTGGTTTATCCGGGGTAAATATTGTCGGCATGGATGTGGTAGAAGTTGCGCCTGCCTATGATCATGCTGAGGTTACGTCTTTAGCGGCAGCGACACTGGCGCTGGAGATGCTGTATCTGAAGGCCAGCCAGATGTGATCCCAACCGGGCAATGTGCGCGTGAAGGGTGATTCCTTCACGCGCACCCGGCCCTGATGAAGTGGGCTGTTATGCGATAGCCTGCTTCAGTTCTGTCAGTTTTGCTGATACCCCGTCAAGTCCGTTCTTGTTATAGGCATTCAGAAAGGCTGAGCCAATGATGGCGATATCCGCATGGCCGCACAGTGCCTGAATATCTGCAGCATCAGAAATGCCAAAGCCGACACCCAGCGGTAAGTCAGTATGCTGGCTGATCCGGCTGAGATAGTCACCTAAGGCCTGATTTTTATCGGCTGATTCCCCGGT
This genomic window contains:
- the speB gene encoding agmatinase; amino-acid sequence: MTNSELLGIDSNTYANIFTFMGLPLSRALDDGTDVCVMGIPFDLATSGRSGTRFGPNGVRQASAQLRWEERRWPWQFTLSKRLQAVDYGDLVYEDGNGDDMLQTVELHAGRILAADKALLSIGGDHFVTLPLLRAHAAKYGPLALLHFDAHTDTEESDAAYNHGSMFYHAPMEGLIDPLSSVQVGIRTDFNQKNHGFTVLDASWVNNHSVEDCIGRIKQVLGDRPVYLSFDIDCLDPAFAPGTGTPVSGGLTSDRALQIIRGLSGVNIVGMDVVEVAPAYDHAEVTSLAAATLALEMLYLKASQM